In a single window of the Nicotiana tomentosiformis chromosome 10, ASM39032v3, whole genome shotgun sequence genome:
- the LOC104115496 gene encoding receptor-like protein EIX2, producing the protein MQQCPAEIKIEGLKETAMDYRTSVCALFIFLFAASRLEIVCAQIRRTNVSCFENERRALIQFKENLVDQSNRLSSWIGDNCCKWDGVGCNIVTGHVVNLDLSNKFPNDEDLDTVMSRESWKNWEKFKGTVLGGELNPSLLKLKHLRYLDLSYNDFSRIQIPPFLGSLKNLRVLNLSCAGFGGKIPHHLGNLSRLEHLNLGICKTFFVAARNVFEADSVPWVARLTSVRTLHFVGLSIPNSEDLFNSINMLPSLLSLSLVSCQLTSFPSRMYVNFTSLTSLDIQMNFVESAIPTWFSNLTSLVNLNLGLNAFKGSTDFFEQLRDLETLDLQVNHFGDPVLNSLCRLNSLVYLDLTRNQLKSSDFHCLRNLTSLSVFKLTGNMLQGPFPESLTSSFCTLRVLDLSDNNFTGLLPTFIRDPSSCYQNSLKELYLSNNVYNDYFPAGLEKHKDLEIVDLANSSLYGPIPYSIGKITNLKILSISNNDLNGSIPSSIGELSNLEELDISYNLFTGVVTELYFAKLSNLKNLQMSGNTLVLNVSYTWVPPFQVRMIGMSSITVGPRFPPWLKTQLQLDRLIMSDANIADTIPAWFRNITESLGIIDLSGNKLAGGLEAFCDAQRLSTIDLSKNLLSESIPSCFGNLTRLITLTLSDNNLEGHIPFSLGALGIQLSYLHLQNNRLSGKLPSTLQNLTNLRSLHLGENNFKDTIPAWLGRRVKSLQILRLNSNEFFGDIPLQLCQIRFLCVLNLAGNNLDGSIPHCFRNFTCMRIKSRYDTSFGFRYNERVDHNMKGRSLEYSDSQISLLKFMDLSENKFIGRIPEELTELEGLQSLNLSSNNLNGSIPKTIGNMKQLQSLDLSLNKISGPVPQGLASLNYLSYLNLSFNKLSGPIPTGNQLQSLDDKSIYAGNNGLCGWPLLRSCHDKKSTSHQNQPNLDQDDKGGADSNRLWFYAGIGPGFCVGFVGVIVVLHFNKSWRVMYFQFLEDFYNKLYVAIFLIIAKFQRRG; encoded by the coding sequence ATGCAGCAATGTCCTGCAGAAATTAAAATTGAAGGACTAAAGGAAACAGCTATGGACTATCGTACATCTGTTTGTGctctatttatttttctttttgctgCAAGCAGGCTTGAGATTGTTTGCGCCCAAATTCGTCGTACCAATGTCAGTTGTTTTGAGAATGAGAGAAGAGCTCTTATCCAATTCAAGGAAAACCTAGTTGATCAATCAAATCGCTTGTCGTCGTGGATTGGAGATAACTGTTGCAAATGGGatggagttggttgtaacatcgTAACTGGCCATGTCGTGAATCTTGATCTTTCTAACAAATTTCCTAATGATGAAGATTTAGACACAGTAATGAGCAGGGAGAGCTGGAAGAACTGGGAAAAGTTCAAAGGAACTGTCTTGGGAGGTGAGCTAAATCCTTCTTTgcttaaattaaagcatttacGTTACCTCGACTTGAGCTACAATGACTTTTCAAGAATTCAAATTCCACCATTTCTTGGATCGTTGAAAAACTTGAGAGTGCTCAATCTTTCATGTGCTGGCTTTGGTGGAAAAATCCCCCATCATCTTGGAAACCTATCAAGGTTAGAACATTTAAACTTAGGAATTTGCAAAACCTTTTTTGTCGCAGCGCGCAATGTTTTTGAAGCGGATAGTGTTCCCTGGGTTGCTAGGCTTACTTCTGTAAGAACCTTACACTTTGTTGGATTGTCCATACCAAACAGTGAAGATCTTTTTAATTCAATTAACATGCTTCCTTCATTGTTGTCATTGAGCTTGGTAAGTTGTCAACTCACTAGTTTTCCATCTCGTATGTATGTTAATTTCACTTCTCTTACTTCACTTGATATCCAAATGAACTTCGTCGAATCCGCTATCCCTACATGGTTTTCCAACCTTACAAGCCTAGTGAATCTCAATCTTGGTTTAAATGCATTCAAAGGTTCAACTGATTTCTTTGAGCAACTGAGGGATCTAGAAACACTTGATCTTCAGGTGAACCATTTTGGCGATCCAGTGCTAAATTCGTTATGCAGGTTGAATAGCCTTGTTTATTTGGATTTAACCCGAAATCAACTTAAAAGCTCAGATTTTCATTGCCTTAGAAATCTAACTTCTCTTTCCGTCTTTAAGTTGACTGGCAATATGTTGCAAGGACCTTTCCCTGAGTCCCTAACAAGTAGTTTCTGTACATTGCGCGTTCTTGATTTGTCTGATAACAATTTCACCGGGTTACTTCCAACATTTATTAGAGATCCATCTAGTTGCTACCAAAATTCCTTGAAGGAGCTATACTTAAGCAATAATGTGTACAATGACTACTTCCCTGCTGGACTGGAAAAGCACAAGGATCTTGAAATTGTTGATCTTGCCAATAGTTCATTGTATGGTCCCATACCATATTCAATTGGTAAGATAACGAATCTGAAAATCTTGTCAATTTCAAACAATGACTTGAATGGGAGCATTCCATCTAGTATTGGGGAACTGTCAAATTTGGAAGAGCTGGACATCTCATACAACTTATTCACTGGTGTGGTCACCGAGCTCTATTTTGCTAAGCttagcaatttgaagaacttgcaaatGTCGGGGAACACGTTGGTTTTGAATGTTAGCTACACATGGGTTCCTCCTTTTCAAGTCAGAATGATTGGGATGTCATCTATAACAGTAGGGCCTCGTTTCCCCCCGTGGCTCAAAACACAGCTACAGCTTGATAGGTTGATCATGTCCGATGCTAACATTGCAGATACGATCCCTGCTTGGTTTAGAAATATAACAGAGTCTTTGGGAATCATTGATCTCTCCGGTAATAAATTAGCTGGTGGCCTAGAAGCTTTTTGTGATGCTCAACGTTTGTCCACCATCGATCTATCCAAGAATCTGTTATCAGAAAGTATTCCTTCGTGTTTTGGGAACCTTACAAGATTAATAACACTTACTCTGTCAGATAATAATCTTGAAGGTCATATCCCATTTTCTTTAGGTGCTTTAGGGATTCAACTTAGCTATTTGCATTTGCAAAACAACAGGCTAAGCGGGAAGCTCCCCTCGACTCTTCAAAATTTGACGAATTTGAGATCACTTCACTTGGGAGAAAATAATTTCAAGGATACTATCCCTGCATGGCTTGGTAGGAGGGTAAAGTCATTGCAAATTCTGAGGCTAAATTCAAATGAATTTTTTGGTGACATTCCCTTACAACTATGCCAAATCCGTTTCTTGTGTGTTTTAAATCTTGCTGGCAATAACTTGGATGGAAGCATCCCTCATTGTTTTAGAAACTTTACTTGCATGAGAATCAAATCAAGGTACGACACTTCTTTTGGATTTCGCTATAATGAGAGAGTTGATCACAATATGAAAGGGAGATCTCTGGAGTATTCTGATAGTCAAATATCATTGCTCAAGTTCATGGATCTTTCAGAAAACAAGTTTATAGGACGTATTCCAGAGGAATTAACAGAGCTAGAAGGGTTGCAGAGTTTAAATTTGTCAAGCAATAATCTCAACGGAAGCATCCCAAAGACGATAGGCAATATGAAACAACTCCAGTCCCTCGATTTGTCTCTGAACAAGATCTCCGGTCCAGTTCCTCAAGGTTTGGCTTCTTTGAACTATTTGAGCTACTTGAACTTATCATTTAACAAATTATCAGGTCCAATTCCTACTGGAAATCAGCTCCAGTCATTGGATGACAAGTCCATCTATGCTGGCAACAATGGGCTTTGTGGATGGCCACTCTTGAGAAGTTGTCATGACAAGAAATCAACATCTCATCAGAATCAGCCAAATCTTGATCAAGACGATAAAGGTGGCGCGGACTCTAATCGTTTATGGTTCTACGCTGGAATAGGACCTGGTTTCTGTGTTGGCTTCGTAGGGGTgattgttgttttgcatttcaaCAAATCCTGGCGTGTCATGTACTTTCAGTTCCTGGAGGATTTCTACAACAAGTTATATGTTGCAATTTTTCTCATCATTGCTAAGTTTCAAAGAAGAGGCTGA